Part of the Lolium rigidum isolate FL_2022 chromosome 6, APGP_CSIRO_Lrig_0.1, whole genome shotgun sequence genome, ATCAAGGAAACAAGTAGACTAAAGATCAAAAACAGTAATATATATAGCCAGAAAACAGTGGCTAGCACATTGTTTGTGCAACTTTTGCACTGGTTAGTTGGCAAACCAATCAACATGCATCTAATATGTTTGTTAGTAGTAAAGGAATGCCAATATTGATCATTAGCAAGTTACATAGACAACAAACCTCTAAATCTATACCAGCCAAACAGAACAGCAGTATTTAAGCCAGTCAATATAGATCTATACTGGATGACCAACAGCAGCATTTAAGATGTATGCAGACGCCAGCCGAACAGAACAAAATACGGTGGCAACTTCACATGCAAGGATTACTTGGACAAAAATGAAGTTTCtagaagaggaggaacactttATACCTCTAGTTGGTCACATCCTTGCCATGCAAGAGAACTCCATTGCCAAACCAGTGACAATATTCAGTCCAACCAAAGACGGATGGTGACAgctctgtagaagttcttcgtctCCTCCCATGTACCTAATAAGCATATGAAAATGAGTTGGCAACCCAATCAGCATACATGGAATGTTATATTCAAAAAATGGAAGAAAACAGTTTACTGAATCATGCGGTCTAAGCAACAGATGATGAAATCATAGGAATCGAGGTTCTGTTGTAGAACCAGGAACACTGTAAATCTAACCAAGCAAGCACACTTGAGACATCCTAGCAATCTGGCTTACTGTACCAAATCAACACTCCAGATCTACCAGCTCAAAAGAAAAACACGTACAGATCTACCAGCTCGAAAGAAAAACATGCACAGATCTACGGTGGGTGAGCAACAATCTGCAGTTAAGATGCACACCCCAGCCGGCTAACAGAATAGAAGAAAGTGGTAACCCTGGCATGCAACGTTTACTTGGAACAGACGAAATTATCTACTAGAACAGCAGAAGCGATTTATACCTCCCGGCGAGCAGATCCTTGCCGTGCGAGATCCGGCGCCTCTCCCTGCGCGCGCCTCTTCAGGCCGCCGCACGTACACACCGCCGGTGGTCGGCCGGCCCAGGCCGAGCTCTAGCCTCCGGCCCTGGGCCGGAGCCCCGCCGCTAGATCTACTCCACTCCTCTCTCTATCCCTCAATGGCTATAGCTGGCTCTCTCCCACTCTCGAAGCGGCGGTAGAAATAAACCCCGGAGCGGAGGGCTCGCCAACGGGCGCGACCGACCAAGCTCTCGCGCACGGGAGCTGCCTTGTGGCCCTCTCCATGGGTGGGACCCACGAGTCAGCTGGCTACTGTAGCTTTGTACGGGGTTAACCGGGAAGGGCTCAGATGCGATCTGGGGATGCGTAATAAATGGCCTGGGATGGCGCAGGGGTAAATTATGATGCCTGCCACGCCGGGACAAGGGGTCGGTGGTCGGTCACCAGCGCACCGCACGCGGCCGGGTCTCTGCCGCTTGCGACGAAATTGGTGCCATTGACGCCTTGCCTCTGGAGCGGCGCAGTGTCCCGGAGTTGTTTATTTCAGCATCTTTGTAATAGTATCTTCggtcgcgtccctcaaaccgtTCCCCGAATAATCCCAAACCACGTCGGATTAAGTGTTTAGGgacatgttttgttcgtgccacctttgggggacgtcgctccccagccgcgtccccaaacaccgcccccaatcagaaattcaaatagtttgcattcaaaagagatcgttttcACCGAATCAAATTAGCggtgatcaaagtactgggcgcgcaatCATATTACAGGCCAATGATGGAATCATGGCTCACCgttgcccacgactcgcacagacatatATCCTCCAAAACCATCCACTTGCGGCCTCGTGTGCCcaacgtcttcttcttcttcgtcgtcctcacgccgtccgcgtctacctccacgagatcatcctcaccggcaccctccccgtcctcttcctcgccgccctcttcttcctcgtcaccgtcgtcgtcgtcctccaccccctcctcttcctcatcctcctcctcacccgcgtcctcctcctcctcagcaccggcgccgtcgaattctagcggccccctgcggccagtgaacggggcgccgtccgaaccgggtcctggctcgtgcTGAGGCGCTTGCTCATACGCCGGCGAGTagaagaggttgttggggttgaagccgccatgcggcagcgcatcctggtagtggggcgataagttaggcgtcacgcacccgggagtggcggaggggccgtcgttgtagaaggcggatgtcgacggagagatcactcccAGAACGTACGCCGACACGGacatactccatgggctcgcgttggtggcggcgatacacccggccattatgtgctggtgctggcgctccgccagagccttcttctccagctgcgcCGCCCTCTGTCCTTTTCGctccgccgtcgccatcttccggcgcagacaatCTTGATGCCATTGATCATCGATCCATCcttctggcttcttcttcggagccggcgccttccgcggcttcgcgaagggcgctttcgcccctttcgtctcattgcccggcggcttcttggccgctttcttgacCATCTTTTtgagggctgtcggcggcgccatggaatggggagagggtagcggcggctggTGGACGACGGGAGGGAGAAacgaatcggcgggataggagaaatgaatcggcggtgggaattgtgttgggaggccagaaatgcgcggcgggataggcgcgatgTGGCAGGaggggcgcgatttggcgggagtgggagacgaattttccctgtgcctcTGACGGGTCGGTCCCGCGTTGCTTCACCTCGCTTttggttgtgtccggcgtgctcggtgcgtcccctgtggagcggggacgggctcgggtgccggacaccgtatcgggccgcgccggacaaaaaaatgctttaggggacgcggctggaagcgTTTTTTTATCCGGCCCCGAATCGGTTTtggggacgtgactggagatgctctaatcttgGGCTTCAGAGCGGCAGCGAATCGTTGGTTCGATTAATCAACCCTGGGATACAACAGGGTTTTCAAACTAAAAAAATTCAGGCTCAGCTATCACCAGAAGTTGTTATGGACTCGTGGCTACGATCTGAGGGAGCGACGAAGGTTTTGTGAGAGAGATCGCTAATTGCACCGTGCGGTCATGATAATTGCCATCCATCCAGTACCTGACTGGAGATCTCTCTCGCACAAAGAGAAAACATATTCCAACTGATCTCTCGCGTTTTTTCTAAGCACGAATCGGCGTTCCCAGCAAAAAATTACAAGTGGCTCGCACTTCCCCACATGGGGTAAAATATTCGCGACCAGATCCTACTCGCTGTACGCACAGGAATGGGTCGATATATTGCACCGCTACAATAATGGGGAGAGGGCATACCTGAGCATCATGTGTGTGGAACAGCACTCTTGGCCAAAGACCCAATCACCCATTCCTCCAGAAATGGTTTGCATCGGCGCCAATAATCCTACAGATGCTATAACAGGTCGGAGCCGAGCAACACCGTGACGATACCATGTCCTCCATATTATTCGCAGCTGGACACAAGGTTCACCACAAAGCGAGCAAAGACCACGTTTACACAGACACACGATGGTACAGTTGGTATGCTGACAGGTCGGAGCGACACCATGACTACGCAACTCTCTTGACTGCATCACTACAGGTGACTGGACAGTCACGCGCTCTTGAGAAACTGAGCATGGTGGGCGATGTGATCATCGATGAAcgtggcgatgaagaagaaggaatGGTCGTATCCAGGCTGCATGCGGAGGATCAGAGGAACTCCCGCGGCCTTGCACGCCGCCTCGAAGTTGCCAGCCAGCAGCTGCTCGGCCAGGAACTTGTCATCCTCCCCCTATTCAAATTAGCAAGGCAAAAAAAGAAACAGATAAGTGGTTTTGCAGTAACCGTTTATTTACACTATAATTTTTGGAGGGGCGGACTAACAAAGACCGATGTGACAGTGTTTGGCAGTGTAAACAACTTTGCAAATAGCAGCATACTGTAAAATGTCAAATCATACAGATAATGCAGAACTATCAAAACTATCATGATATGTACAATCAATTGATTCAATTCCTTAATGTAGTTGTGTTGAACTGCCAACCATCAGCTCTGGGCAGTTGAGTTGACCATGTGCAATCATAACACGAGAGGAAATGGATGCTACACTGATGGAACTTCTACAAGCATGTCTGATACAGAAACACCGTGACATGACCTTGATAGACTCTTACTGAACATGCGACAGACTCCTACCAATGCTAACCAATCTAGACAGTACATACTGTCACTTAATGGGCAATCATATAAAAGCATATCCAGTGTAGAAGACTACCAAAATTACTGAATCCACCATGTGCAGCAGGCATAGAAATCAAAATGGCTTCATGTCTTTCAGAAACTAACTCACTCACTGACAGAAAAGGGATGCTACACCGATGGAACTTCAACAAGCATTGTCTCATAAAGAATTGCCATGACATGGCCTTGACAGGCTCTTACTGAATGTGCAACAGACTTTTACCAATGCTAACCGAACTAGAAAGTAAAGACTATCACTTTAGGATAGCATATCCAGAGTAGAAGACTAACAAAAGAATGCATAACAATCAAAATGGCTTCATGCCTTTCAGACACCAACTCATTTAAAATTGTTCTGTAGCTCAATTTATAACTAACCGATCAGCTGCATATTATCCAGGAGGATGACTACATGCTGCCACAAATGCCTGATCCTAGTTTGATGCTCACTTGTAAATTGAAGCCACATTTTCCAACCACCCTACATGCCCGTGGAGATGACTAGTTGCTCGGTAGTCACTACACTCGGATCGAAACATGCAACTTAACATGCTAAATGTTCTGACAACATGGGATAAAACAACACGATCGTCACGAAGTAGCCAGAAAGCAGGAATTGGACAGTGTACATTTCATAGTTGCAGTACACATTTATACCTGGTCAATCAGGATAGAAGTTGAAACTCCATTGGACTTTTTAATCAAGCAGGTTGCATCATATTCCTGCAACAAGCACACACTATTAAGTATATATATTTAACATGCCTGGTTTGAGAATGgatggggagagggagggagatgaTCCCAGAGAAGACTTACCTCCCATTCTGATTTAGCTGAGCCCAAATAATTTGAGAATGCTTTCTGACCCCAAGGGCAGTTTATTGGGTTAGCAATTGGAGCAAATGCAGACACCGACTGCATATAAGATAAATTAATAATGCCAAGTgagatttgataaaaataataataagaGAATACAAATTGTATATGAAGTCGACACCTACAAGTTTCCTTATTGAAAAAAGGTTCTTACACGGAGATTTCCAGATAACTGAGGTTTTAATAAATAGTACCTTGTATTTGTCAGTGTTCTTCAAGTAAATAGTCAGTGCACCATGTCCTCCCATAGAGTGACCAAAAATTGATGCACATGACGTGTTAAGCTGTTCAAAGTTACCACTTAGAACTTCTGGCAGCTCCTTCACAACATAGTCATACATGCGCCAATTTTTCCACTTCTCGTTTGTGGCATTCAAATAAAATCCAGCACCTACTCATGAATAGTCAAGACAGGAATGTTAGGCACCTCTAGCCACATGCACAGACACATAAACTTATCAACATGACACAATGCTTCAAGTGGTGCTTGCTTACAAGAACTTGACAAATGTAAACAATCTGGACTCTCTGATGGAGAAAAGAAAACCAGGGcaagagaaaagaaaaccagGGCATCCATAACATGAACTCATGAACATAAATCTTATTTTGATCCAAGAATAAGGGGTATTCAATTATAGAATCTTAACGGTAAAACGTTGGTAGCAGATGAAAGAGTTAATGGCCACATAATATTTCTTTTTCCCTAGTTGTCAAATCGATTTGCTGAATAGTGCATGATGTTTGTGCCTTAACAGGTTGACAAAGGCCAAAGGGCAACCATGTTATCAGATCCCACTTTCATATGGAAAAATCTAAACCACAGGATATGTATCTGCgaagggcgggcct contains:
- the LOC124659014 gene encoding S-formylglutathione hydrolase isoform X1 codes for the protein MAATAPPPAAALEQLSKTKMFGGHNLRFRHHSATLGCPMTFSLFLPAAPASKLPVLYWLSGLTCTDENFIIKSGAQRAAAAHGVALVAPDTSPRGLNVEGEADSWDFGVGAGFYLNATNEKWKNWRMYDYVVKELPEVLSGNFEQLNTSCASIFGHSMGGHGALTIYLKNTDKYKSVSAFAPIANPINCPWGQKAFSNYLGSAKSEWEEYDATCLIKKSNGVSTSILIDQGEDDKFLAEQLLAGNFEAACKAAGVPLILRMQPGYDHSFFFIATFIDDHIAHHAQFLKSA